GATTGGTCCATAACTAAAAGGTTTCGATGATATTGGATAGGAAAGCAAGCAAGAGAAGGACATGATGATGATACATGGCAACATGAGAATTTAGGAAAAAAATCCAGTTTACACCCTCCAACTATCATAAAAGTCCGATTTTGAACCTTCGACTATAAAACCGGACAACATAGGCCATCCAACTATCGAAATCGTATAAATTTGATCCTTTAGGTGGTTTCAAAGGTGATtttttattttgtaaaaattaAATATAcaattttaaactaaaaatcataattaattcattttaaataaaaatatgaaataggtataaatttttttctaaaaatgtaacctcTCTATTGACACTCTACTTGTCAGTTATTCGGATCCAACTTTTTTATGTTCGGTTGCTTGTAtttatgcctattatttttgaataaataagtttcaaatagagcaataatagataggttacatttttagaaaaacttgatactagttttatatttttctctgATTTAAAATGGATTGGTTATGATTTTCTAGATCTTATTAgagttttttattttttaaaaaaatacaaaaccacctttgaaaccacTCAAAGAGCCAAATTTGCACGGTTTCGATAGTTGGATGGTCTATGCTACCCggttttgtagttgaaggtcaaaaattgaatttttactatagtttgaGAGTGTAAACCGGACTTTTTCTAAGAATTTAATAACAGTAGCTATCTCTGACAAGAACTGCATTTTTCTGGGTACTGGTTATATGATTGGAAATGTTATGGACCAATTTGCTACAACAAATTAAATAGACATGTAATTTCAACAAGAACGGATTGGCCTTTTCGCCTGCTTCTCTCTATCCAGAGGGGTCTGTCAGACTGTCACATTACGGGATGGTATTAGTGAAAAGTATCTTATAACTTTGCATTTACCTAGAACTACCATATTTGAGAAATCAATGTATATTTAACTTTACCATCTTTGCTATCTGTACTGGCTTGGTAGAGCCATGAAAAGGCTACTTCACAAGAACTGTAATTCCAGTAGCTTATCCCTTAATCTAACAAGAAATTGCTAGTAGTAATAAACACAAGGTATCTGTAAATATCCGTCCCACTCTTTGATCTTCACATTCTTGACTGCGCAAACAGTTAGGGCGAGCCTCTCGAGGCAGAAAGAAAGGCGTTCCCTTGCCCAAGGAACCTGAGAACCACACGTCGCAAATCATGTTCTCCAGTTGGACGAAAGATAGCATTTAATGGTCTAACTCTTAGCATCACATACTTTTGGTGTACGTGCTCTTGGAACCGTTCGACAATTTTACCAAAAGTTTTGCTATTTCGACCCACTTTTCAGCTAAATGGATCTAAACACTGTACTGTAAAAACAACGAAATTTGAGACCCCATAGATCCAATCCAATAGAGGGCAAAAACACGTTGGGCCCCGAGCCGGACGGCCACTGGCCCCGCACCCACCCATCCCCGCATTCGCATCATATCCATCCCTCGCTCCCTCAGCTCCAAACCTACCTCCGACCGGACCAACTCAACGTCAAGTCACCGCACCGCACCGGGAGCGTCTGGCTCGGAGACTGCCAGATTGGGATGGTCGGGTCGGGTCGGGTCGAGTCCTCTTCCCAGCGCGGACCAGGCTGGGGCTGCTCGTGCGTGCTCTACCGCCATGTGCGCTGGGCCTGGGCGGGCGGCTGGTTGGTGCGTCATCGCCAGCCACGCCCAGGCCCAGCGCACCGAGGAACGCCCACGGCAACTTCCTTCTCTTCCCCCGAAAGCCAAGGATAATACTAGTCATAGCATAGACTCcacgttttttttttgttttgaaaTAGAACAAAAAACCAAGGGCATTTGAATTTGTATACCGGTTACGGAGTAAGTGCTAATGGATTGCTGACAGTTTTGAAACAAAAGCAGGTTACCAATATATTACGAAAGAAAAAGGGTTCATCCGGGGGGAAGGATAGTAAATGACAAAAGAGCAGCTGgtccatttcttttctcttcaCAAGGAAATGAAGAAAACCGTCTGGTTTTTCCTCTTTTACCCTTGATTCGCGTCGTCTTCCTCCCCAAGCCTCAACTGCACGCCTCCCCATCCCCATAATCCCTCCCATGTAGGCAGCGTCGCCCCCTCGCCTTTCCCAAATTAGCgccaccaccgcctcctcccGGGAACGAAGCCGGGCCGCCCGAATCGCCCGCCGCCCACCCGCCCAGCCTTATTAGCCCGGGGCCCCCGGCCGCTCCCCACCGGCTCGCGCCCcgaccccctccgccgccgcctcccggtccgccgccgcgtcgcgtcggggaggaggaggagatggccgccgccgccgtcgcctgcaGGCGCGCCCTGCTCCTGCACGGCCAGCACCACTGGCCGCAGCAGCGCTGGGCGGCCGCGCCCAGCAGCGCCCGCAGCATCTCGCAGCTCGTCAAGACCAACGGCCGCCGCGCCTTCCTCGTCGACACCCTCGCCCTCGTAAGCAATTTCCCCTCCGCGTCGTTCCGTTCCGTTTCGGTTTCGCGCAATGCTGTGCGTCTCGTGGCGGGTTGCGCCAGAGAGGTGTTCGGCGAAATGCTCCGTCGGGATGCTGATGTgagcgcgcgggcgcgcgcgcggggatgaTCGCAGGTCAGGAAGCTGGAGTCGCAGGGCGTGCCGACCAAGCAGGCGGAGGCGATCACCTCCGCGATCACGGAGGTCCTCAACGACAGCCTCGAGAGCATCTCCGAGTCTTTCGTCTCCAAGGCCGAGATGCAGAAGGTAACGCCCCACGTTTCGTGCCGGATTGTTTCTTAGAGTTTGACAGGCTGTGCGAATGGCTGGGTCAATTGTCTTCCTTATTTGGTGGCCTTGCTTCTCTGTGTGCAGAGTGAGATGCTGCAGGAGTCCAATATCTCCAAGTTCAAGTCGCAAGTGCAGAGCTCGCAGGTATTGTTCAAAGCTAAACAGTTAGGTCACGAGAATTAGCTGTTGCTGAATTTTCATTGAAATTGATCTGGGAGCTTGTACAAGTTCCACATAAACTGTTGCTGGCTTTCCATTGAACTTGATTGCATATGATTGCGTAGCTTTAGCATTTTTGGGGGGTGAAGACACTTAGCATTGGTTTCTCTCTGGATTGTTTTAGAATGTTCCGTTTGAGCATTACTGAAATGAAGGTTTATACAACCCTGTTTAGAGCTGCTGTTCATTTCCATTATGGCCCTCGTAATTTGTGGAatcgatgtgtgggaatgggGATTTATGGGTTCATATGATCATTTGACAACCATTTACATCTCCCTTTTCTGTTTTTCGGGTATCAGATTATGATGGGTTGCTATATCTTGATCATTTTTGCTGTCTTCATTTATACTGAGTCTGGTACatttttgcttgcttgtatTAACACTTGGCCTTTTATCATGAGGTAAGATCAGTGGTCTCAGTTTACCttgaaaaatttattctcaTATCACCAAGTTACATTAGTTCAGGCTTATCAGATTTTACTACATGCCTTGTATCAGTTACCGCACTCTTTCTTGAATCAGTTTACATCCATCTGAAATGTTAGTGTGGAACCTCTTTGAGGCTTCCAGTAGTATCTGATATCTAATAATCTGAGCATGCCAGCAGCAAATCTGGTGAGGAATAAACCAACCTTCCTTGTCAAAATGATTATTAACACTCAATACGGAAATGCATGTTTGCATCACTTATGATCGTTTTTATTATGCATTGCACCACTGTCTCTTATTTTGAATGGTTAGTTTCAAATTTGTGGCCTGTTTGTTTCATAGATGCTTCTTTGAACATTTTATAATTTCCTGTGCAGAAGATAATTCAGTCCTCATCCATTGTATTCTTATGCAACCACAGTTCTCCATTTGGTTCTGCAATCTACTGTATATATGTTATAATGTTTtgcaaaatatttttgagaAATATTAGAGATGTTGTGTTATGTTAGACACCCCacccaccccaccccaccccccaAGCTGATATTTTATTGCGCACTCTGGACTTCAAAGAATGTATTGCTGGTTGTGATCAACTGCTCATTGGCTGGACATGTTATATAATATCTGACTAATCTTTCAGATAGAAGGACACTTCTTTGTGTGTTGTGTGTGTGTTCTTGATGTCCTGACATGCCTAGCTGTATAGGAGGATCATATTATTGTGCCCAGATGCAATCATATGGAATTACTCGCGGCCGCCATTGTTTCAGCTATCTGTCATATTTGCATTGATCTATCAATTATCTAATTTGGAAGGCCAATCTGATGCATTTTTCAATAGCAGTCCTACTCATAAATCATAATTCTCTCTTTCAAAGTGCGGAGTTCCAGAAATCCTGTCTAGGATTTAAGGGGCAGAAGCTACAAATCTAATACTCTGGTTTATATCCATgatgctttttttttttactgTGATCCTAGCTTGAGATTTGTGGGAATAAAAGGCATTGTAGTagttgttgttgttattgtgTGCTCTGCAAGAACTGGAACAGACTGCAATGTTTTAGCTGGACCTAGTATACAGAACTGCATATTTCCATTCCATAATTGAAACAAGTAACCTACAAACAATTCTCACTTTCTATGCACTGTGTTCACATGGATTACAGTTCAGATGTACTCatatttctttttctctctttacATCTTCAGTATTTGAAACTGTTCCCTTGAGTACTTGTCCTGTATTTATATTTCTTTGTAATGGTTACAAGGGGCAATTCTCTTAAAAGACCTTTTATTTCTGCAGGAAAACCATTTCTCTTTGCTACAGCGGGAGACTGAGAAACTTCGTGGAGATATTGATAAGATGAGGAGTGAACTTAAGTCAGTATTTAAGTTCAAGAACGGTTTATATCATGAATCTGAATGAGCACACTCAGACTAATGATTCATCGTGTGAAACAGGTATGAGATTGACAAGGTCACTGCAGGGCAGCGGTTGGATCTGAACCTTGAAAGAGGGTGAGATCACTTGTctctatttggttcttttccCATTAGCTACCTACCAGTTGTGCTGACCACTGAAACATTAGAATTTATACTTTCTATGAACTTGTATATAGAACAAACAGAATACTCATTATAAAGAAAGTTGTAGTGACCTTGGCCATGGTTCTGGTTCCCAGTCCTTAGATTCGACTTACTTGGTTCATAGTTGTAGTTACTCACTTTTGCACATGAAAAGGCATTGTGTCTTTGGTTGAGATACTAGCAGTTTTCTTTCTTAACAAGGATGCAAACCATTCATTGCTCAGCTGAGGAAATTTAAATTGTGAACAATGACGAATTGTTAGGCTATGTAGCTGAAGTGAGAATTTTGCACCATGCTCCATCTCCTGCATGTGTGCTATATTTTAGTGTTTGGTTTGCATCAGTATCTCCATATAGATGACTCCACTAGCTGGTTTAATCTTAATGCTCTTGTCCTGCTTGCCTTGAGATTTTCTTGAAAGAATCCATCTAGTTTCTGATGAGTACTGGGCATAATGCTGCTGAGCAGTGATGAGTGCATTTCTTTAGTATAATCGCCTGCATAGTTAAAAACTGCTTTATGTGTGAATATGACACCTGATTGAAACACAATTGCTCCAGGCGCATACGTGATGAACTTGCCAAGCAAAATGAGGAAACTACTGAGCTTACCACAAAGCTTGACAAGGTAAGTGGTAGTGAAGTAAGGCTGTATGTCTGTGGAATCATCTTTTTACACCAGAGACCAATCTGATGCTTTGTTGCTGTACGCAGGAAATTCACTCACTGAAGGCCCAGTTGGAGGCAGCAAAGTATGATGTCATCAAATACTGCATAGGTACCATTGTTTCCATATCAGCCGTCGGGCTTGCCGTTCTCCGTATCGTGATGTGAAGCAAGCGAATACGTTCTTTCCTTTACCCAAATTCATTGGTGGAAACCCGCTAGAAGAGGATAGGTTCTGATTCTGTTCCTAGTTTTTGGAGGGGACAAAACGTGTTCAGGGGAAATGTTGTAACACCTGGTAGGGAGATGTTGCCCAAACTTGTAAAATAGATCGCCCGTGGAAGAAATGGATCTGAAATGATTCTTTACCTGTGCACTGCCTACCATTGTGGATTAACATGCTGGTTTCTGCTCGGCTGAAGCCATCTACGTGGACCTCGTCCTGAGGGGTCCTTAACTGTGTTGAACCACATATTGTGTTCGTGGCATCTCTAGTCCAGCATCCTGGCCTGGGCTCCATTTTCTTACCAATATATGTTCTGTGTCAGTGTGGTGTTCGATCGTTTATGTTCTTACTTCTTTTTAGTTGCACGTGGTTTTCATTTTGCAATGGACGTGACGTGCTTCGTTTGGCCCAACTCTAGCATCTATTCTTAACGGGCCTATGACTAAAGTTTTGGTTACCATTATACGAAGTACTTATAATGCTGCTCTTATCTGAAtacattttttttataaaaaaaaaatctgacTACATATTTTTCTTCTTAGTTTGCTTTTGTTCTGTGTTCTGTAAACCGATCAATCGCTGCCCTTGTGCCTGGTGTCGACAGCACCCAGATACTATCTGGTGATGAGAAAAACAAAGGGACCCGCCCCAATTGTTTGAGAGGCACGACAAGATCCCCAAAATTCTCTGATGGTCACCGCAATGTCGTCCATCCAGAGCCACTCCACGACCTTTGGAATCATCAGCTGGCGCTGAAGCACGGCCCTACCCGCACAGCACGCAACAAATCTCAAAGTCGCCCGCCCAGCCCAGGCACTCGCGGTCGGGGAGAGCGACCGCGGGTGCAGTCACGTGGGCACAAGGGGAAAGTCTGTGGCTGGAAGGCACCCCGAAGTCGAGTCCATGGCCGATCGCTCAGCCCAGTAGGCCCCCCCCAGCCGCGTGACAGGAACTCGGAACAGCTCCCGGTTGAAAGGCACCTGAGCTGAGGCTGACGCTTCCTTAGCCACCAGCTCCTTTTGGGTGGTAGTAAAACTCTGGGCTGGGGATTTCTGCGCGTGCCGAATTCCCTCGGCCAGGGCCGCCCCGCCTGGGTCTCCTCGCTCTCAGCTTCTTTCATGAACCCAGTTATTTTCCTGCAAGCGTACGGATACTGATGCGAACTCGCCTGGAGAAATAATTTTCTCCAGGTATTAACTTTTACAGTGGTTTACAAATATAGTTGATGCCCTTGTTCTACGCACTAGCACGCTACTGTGCTGACGTGCCGGGCATCTGAGCCTAAAATTGTTGCGAAATCTTGGGTCGCTATCGTGCCCATCCTGATGCCGTCTCGCAAGTTCTCGTCAAGTCTGGAGATGAACGAACATGGGCATGGCGTGGTCGTGCAAGCTCGTCCGTACGGAcaccgccggccggccggataCGCCCAGGCCCATACCCCCTGACCGCTAGATAGATGCCTCTAGGACTAGGAGGGCATGTACAAGCAGCGAGTGGCCTCCAGCGACGAAAGCGACGGCGGGCGGGCGCCCTCGCGGAACACGCCGCGGATCAGCGCGCGCGGCCGTCCGACCCGATCTCGACGGCCCGCGTACACCGGCCGGTAGGCGGCGTCATCACGCGGACACGGGACCGCGTCGCCATGCGCAGCGCAGACGATcccgcgccggccgcccccaGGCAGGGgccatgccgccgccgctggtccCCCGCGCCCGGCGAGTGGCGGATGCGATGCCGGATGCCGTGGCAGGTCTCGGCCAccgcgggcggggcggggggTTCAGTTCCCTTGGGCGTGGTCCTAGCTTGCCATCGGCAGCCGCGCGTCGAGGCGGGTGAAGAGTTCAAGGCGGCGAGagagggggtgggggggggggggggggcgccttTGGCGGGGCGCCATGTGATGCGATCCTCGCCGGCCGCGAGTTGTGCGTTCATTCGTCGCTGCCGCTGCCTGCCGCGCCGAGTGGCGCCAACGCCTTTTGAGGCGCGgccatatatatacatatatatgccGCATGGGTCGTACTCCTACTTTTCACGTTAAAAGAAAGTCAATATGAAATGACCATCATAACCTCTGGTAAATAGTACTGGTAGTCATTTTTATTATTACCAAAGCATTTAGTTAGGGACAGTAAATACAATACTGTAATAACTACGTACACTTCTCTATCCTCAAATCATCAATCAAATGGACAAAAATTAAAACGTTTTCTTCCACAAGGACGACCATAAGAGGAGAGAGTTCCATCGATGCGAAAATGGCTGCTCGATCTGGATCTATCTAATCTAACCCTAATTACGCCTGCACTGCTAGCTAATAAGCCATTAGTCGTACGTACTATATAATCTCAACGTCAGGGAGTTAATGAGGCCGAGGAAAACCCATACGCGCAAGGACGACGCGGAATTCAAGAGCGAGCGAAAAGGTTGGCCCTGGCCCGGCTTCGCTATCTGAAAAGTGAAAACGACTGCAAACCGTGGAGGAAAACTAGCTAGTTCGTGTCATCAGCTAACTAAGATCATCGTATTAATTGGGTCGCTCGATTGGCAGATCTAGACGCGTTCGCGGTGAATGATATGGTTGTTCACACGCTGGACTGACTCCATGCGATCAAGCGAGCTTGACGATCGTTCGACGTGGCACCGGAAAGGCGATGAGCTTTTTGAAGTTAAGATCGAGGTGAAGAGGAGGAGGACAGCTGACAGCTGCCGAGCTGATCGATCGAGAGCAGATGACCATCTACGACCGAGGTTTCACTTCATCGGCACAGGGCTAGCTGTGATCGATGGATCCATTGATGGATGGATCGAGGAACCGGTGACCTAGCTAGCTGCCAGCTTTTAAGCAGCATGGCGCGCGCAGCCCGGCTGTGCGCCGGCGGGCGTCGATCCATGAGCTCGTCAACTGATGGAGATGGACCAAGCAAGATCTCTCTCGATCGATCTCCCACTCTGAACCCAACGCAAAAGTCTTGCTTGCATTGAGGGGCAGCATCCAGATTGGGCCAACCCTAATTACGAGAATGTCCTCCGAAAAGCGCACGCATGCTGACCTGACTTAATTCAGTTCCTGTGCAGCCGCTTCAAATCGGTATCCATGGCCGGAGTCACGGGCGTTTAAGAGGAGCAAGAAAAAGTCGTCGCCATGGGCAACCGGATCGCTGTGCTTGCGCGCGCTCTTGGTTGACCAGCAACAATAACCGCGGATTAACCTAATTATTTCATAATTAGCAACAGTCCAGCTGATCGGGGCACAGGTGGTGATTAAACACGGCACAGTGGATGCCGTGCATTTTTTCTCTCACAAGGATCATGCCACTTACAGTACAAGCAAGCCGTGATCCGAGGCATGGTGCATTGACTTCCTTAGGGCCCAGTTGACACTGTGCGTAGAGAGTCTAGAGACAGATTTCCGGTACTGCAAGCAAGCAAAAAACCCGATCTATCCACGTGCCATGTACAAATCagggactaaactttagtccttgTTAAATCAAACAACGATTGAATGTGTGGTTACTGATGATTAGAAGTAttaatatagactaattataaaattaattgcacagATGGAGACTAATTTgcaagacgaatctattaagacTAATTAGACCATGATTTGACAATATGGTGCTGCAGTAAATATGTGCTGATGACGAACTagttaggcttaatagattcgtctcgcgaattagcctccatctgtataattagttttataattatatTATATTTAGTCCTCCTAATTAGCACCGAAAATTTGATGTGACAAGTACTTAAACTTTAATCCCTGGAACCAAACACCCCTGCATGTATTACTTGtcaggaaaaaaaaggaaaacgaAGACCCATAACCATCTAGTTtttgcagcaacaacaacacaACTTAAAAAAATCTTAAATATCTTGCAGGCAGCAGGCCTACCCATCTTTGATTTTTTGTATGACCAAAAGCAGGTAAAAGTAACCAAGCTGTCCAGTAAAGTTGGACAAAAATCTAGGTGTAGTTTGCACAATTACTTACTCGGCTTAGAATGACACGGCCCAGCTTTTGAGCCGAGCCATGCAGTAGGCCGTCAATGGAGGCAagaaaacaaaagaaccaaACGAGGTGGCCAGCTTTGGCCTGATCTCTTTCCCAAACAAGATCTCGCCTCTCCCTGTCATGGCGGATAATTTAATCCCTCACCACCCCTCCTTCTCTGTTTTATTATTGCGGCCTCCTCGCCGCTCCCATCCCGCCATGTCCTCTGCCTCTCTCTCATCTCGAGCCTCCTCTTC
The genomic region above belongs to Panicum hallii strain FIL2 chromosome 4, PHallii_v3.1, whole genome shotgun sequence and contains:
- the LOC112888993 gene encoding protein FMP32, mitochondrial-like, which gives rise to MAAAAVACRRALLLHGQHHWPQQRWAAAPSSARSISQLVKTNGRRAFLVDTLALVRKLESQGVPTKQAEAITSAITEVLNDSLESISESFVSKAEMQKSEMLQESNISKFKSQVQSSQENHFSLLQRETEKLRGDIDKMRSELKYEIDKVTAGQRLDLNLERGRIRDELAKQNEETTELTTKLDKEIHSLKAQLEAAKYDVIKYCIGTIVSISAVGLAVLRIVM